Proteins found in one Planctomycetes bacterium MalM25 genomic segment:
- the sppA_1 gene encoding Putative signal peptide peptidase SppA, translating to MSDTPQPTAQPTHIVLQPRESLFGRFGKLLLVALGLCLLAMMGMAAQVQRYFGEGDGPPEKYHSLSKEATDKIAVVRVSGAIMEGDTFVEDQLEAASKDDSIKAVVLRIDSPGGTVTYSDRLYHKAVELREERDLPVVVSMGSLCASGGYYLAMAVGDQEDAIFAEPTSWTGSIGVVIPSYNFSGIMRTVGVQDLSVSSGELKLMGSPTRIRTDKETAVLQELVDISYEGFKEIVKSGRPAFRDDPAALDAVATGQIFTAKQALENGLVDKIGFLEAAVERAAELAGVSTSSVRCVEYNKQVTPIEQILGAQTPQQPASAGLDVRALIELSTPRAYYLSTMAPVLLRSK from the coding sequence ATGTCCGATACTCCACAGCCCACCGCGCAGCCAACGCACATCGTCCTCCAGCCACGGGAGAGCCTGTTCGGCCGTTTCGGCAAACTGTTACTGGTGGCCCTTGGGCTCTGCCTGCTGGCGATGATGGGCATGGCCGCCCAGGTGCAGCGGTACTTCGGCGAGGGGGACGGCCCCCCCGAGAAGTACCATTCGCTCAGCAAAGAGGCGACCGACAAGATCGCCGTCGTGCGGGTGAGCGGAGCCATCATGGAGGGCGACACGTTCGTCGAGGACCAGCTCGAGGCCGCCTCGAAGGACGATTCGATCAAAGCCGTCGTCCTGCGGATCGATTCACCCGGCGGCACGGTCACCTACAGCGACCGGCTCTACCACAAGGCGGTCGAGCTCCGCGAGGAACGCGACCTGCCGGTCGTCGTCAGCATGGGCAGCCTCTGCGCGAGCGGCGGGTACTACCTGGCGATGGCGGTGGGCGACCAGGAGGACGCCATCTTCGCCGAGCCGACCTCGTGGACCGGCTCGATCGGCGTGGTGATCCCCAGCTACAACTTCTCGGGCATCATGAGGACCGTCGGCGTACAAGACCTCTCGGTCTCAAGCGGCGAGCTGAAGCTCATGGGGAGCCCGACCCGCATACGGACCGATAAAGAGACCGCCGTCCTGCAGGAGCTGGTCGACATCTCCTACGAGGGGTTCAAGGAGATCGTGAAGTCGGGCCGCCCCGCGTTCCGCGATGACCCGGCGGCGCTCGACGCGGTCGCCACGGGCCAGATCTTCACCGCCAAGCAGGCGCTCGAGAACGGCCTAGTCGACAAGATCGGCTTCCTCGAAGCGGCGGTCGAACGCGCGGCGGAGCTGGCGGGCGTTTCGACGTCGAGCGTCCGCTGCGTCGAGTACAACAAACAGGTCACGCCGATCGAGCAGATCCTCGGCGCCCAAACGCCCCAACAGCCGGCGAGCGCCGGCCTCGACGTGCGGGCGTTGATCGAGCTTTCCACCCCTCGGGCGTATTACCTCAGCACGATGGCTCCGGTGCTGTTGCGGTCGAAGTAA
- the ilvB gene encoding Acetolactate synthase large subunit translates to MSTASTDQATKTELLSGADILVQSLVRHGVDTIFAYPGGCSMPLHQALTRVKDELRTILPRHEQGGAFAAQGYARSTGKVGVAMATSGPGATNLVTAIADAKLDSIPLVCITGQVPTSVIGSDAFQETPMVEVCRGITKHHYLLTDVNDVARVVKEAFLIASTGRPGPVLIDVPKDVQLASCVPDWDGELNLPGYNAEKPLAKPEAIKQAAAAIKRAKKPVIYAGGGIVLADASEELRELVEKTGIPITTTVMGLGTYPATDELSLDMLGMHGSVYANYAVDEADLLIGLGVRFDDRVTGKLEEFCKHGKIIHVDIDAAEINKNKPAHIPVQSDVKHALTELNKIVEAPEDISDWVAQCKKWKADHPFTWDKKYPGITQQSAIDTLWRVTREMDPVITVGVGQHQMWAAQFYKFEKPRTWLSSSGLGTMGFGLPAAMGVQAAFPGRLVIDIDGDGSFQMNIQELSTLVCEKLPVKVFLLNNQHLGMVVQWEDRFMKGNRAHTYLGPIDKPEWSGEGDGIGDLDEANRYADFVGIAKAYGCGGAYVEKPEELEAAIQEMIAYDGPYILDVAVPYQEHVLPMIPGGMTVKDMLTE, encoded by the coding sequence ATGTCCACCGCCTCGACCGATCAGGCCACCAAGACCGAGCTGCTCTCCGGGGCCGACATCCTCGTACAGTCGCTGGTGCGTCACGGCGTCGATACGATCTTCGCCTACCCGGGCGGTTGCAGCATGCCGCTGCACCAGGCGCTGACGCGTGTGAAGGACGAACTCCGCACGATCCTCCCCCGTCACGAGCAAGGGGGCGCCTTCGCCGCTCAGGGCTACGCCCGTTCGACGGGCAAGGTGGGCGTCGCGATGGCGACCAGCGGCCCGGGCGCGACGAACCTTGTGACCGCGATCGCTGACGCGAAGCTCGACAGCATCCCGCTGGTCTGCATCACCGGCCAGGTGCCGACGAGCGTCATCGGCTCCGACGCGTTCCAAGAGACGCCGATGGTCGAGGTCTGCCGCGGCATCACGAAGCACCACTACCTGCTGACCGACGTGAACGACGTGGCGCGCGTCGTCAAAGAGGCGTTCCTCATTGCCTCGACCGGCCGCCCCGGCCCCGTGCTGATCGACGTCCCCAAGGACGTGCAGCTCGCCAGCTGCGTGCCCGACTGGGACGGCGAGCTGAACCTGCCCGGCTACAACGCCGAGAAACCGCTCGCCAAGCCCGAGGCGATCAAGCAGGCGGCCGCCGCGATCAAGCGCGCCAAGAAGCCGGTCATCTACGCCGGCGGCGGCATCGTGCTCGCCGACGCGTCCGAGGAGCTGCGTGAGTTGGTCGAGAAGACCGGCATCCCGATCACGACCACCGTCATGGGTCTGGGGACTTACCCGGCGACCGACGAGCTGTCGCTCGACATGCTCGGCATGCACGGCAGCGTCTACGCCAACTACGCCGTCGACGAGGCCGACCTGCTGATCGGCCTGGGCGTGCGGTTCGACGACCGCGTGACCGGCAAGCTCGAGGAGTTCTGCAAGCACGGCAAGATCATCCACGTCGACATCGACGCCGCCGAGATCAACAAGAACAAGCCGGCCCACATCCCGGTCCAGAGCGACGTGAAGCACGCGCTCACCGAGCTCAACAAGATCGTCGAAGCGCCCGAGGACATCTCCGACTGGGTCGCCCAGTGCAAGAAGTGGAAGGCGGACCACCCCTTCACCTGGGACAAGAAGTACCCGGGCATCACCCAACAGTCGGCCATCGACACGCTGTGGCGCGTCACCCGTGAGATGGACCCGGTCATCACCGTCGGCGTCGGCCAGCACCAGATGTGGGCCGCCCAGTTCTACAAGTTCGAGAAGCCCCGCACCTGGCTCAGCTCCAGCGGCCTGGGCACGATGGGCTTCGGCCTCCCCGCCGCGATGGGCGTGCAGGCGGCGTTCCCCGGCCGGCTGGTCATCGACATCGACGGCGACGGCTCGTTCCAGATGAACATCCAGGAGCTGAGCACCCTGGTCTGCGAGAAGCTCCCCGTGAAGGTCTTCCTGCTCAACAACCAGCACCTCGGCATGGTGGTGCAGTGGGAGGACCGGTTCATGAAGGGCAATCGGGCCCACACCTACCTCGGCCCGATCGATAAACCGGAGTGGTCCGGCGAGGGAGACGGCATCGGCGACCTCGACGAGGCCAACCGCTACGCCGACTTCGTCGGCATCGCCAAGGCGTACGGCTGCGGCGGGGCCTACGTCGAAAAGCCCGAGGAGTTGGAGGCCGCGATCCAGGAGATGATCGCCTACGACGGCCCCTACATCCTCGACGTCGCCGTGCCGTACCAAGAGCACGTGCTGCCGATGATCCCGGGCGGCATGACCGTGAAGGACATGCTCACGGAGTGA
- the hemE gene encoding Uroporphyrinogen decarboxylase, protein MADPTPTTTTGFAGRRVVSLESRRDEEMQRLIEKHNGEAWVSPSMREAPVNDDRSAIDFAHRLVGGEIDLVILLTGVGVRMLVEKTERHVGRQRLLDALSDVPLLARGPKPVAVLRELGLKPTHRAPAPNTWREVLSTIDQSLPIANLTVGVQEYGETNPSLIAGLEARGATVDRVQVYQWALPDETGPLEANARRLAAGEADVVMFTSANQLNNLLLVAERLGIDQDVVAGLKKAAVVSIGPTTSERLRAYDLPVDIESSGAMGKMVADAAAGAHAVLQRKSQLGAILSNATPKDAMTEPGQQAETNARQNELRDAVAGQPWADSDFLRACRREPVERTPVWLMRQAGRYMPEYREVRAKTSFLELCKNPPLCSEVMCTAVDYLGVDAAIIFSDLLPILEPMGFDLEFAKGDGPKIHNPVRESSDVDRVLDLASVDALWFVVETVKQTRGDLPSHLPLIGFAGAPFTLASYAIEGGSSRNYLHTRTLMQRDEGAWRELMQRLARSAALYLNAQIAAGAQAVQLFDSWVGCLGPADYRRYVLPYTKELIDSLDPSAVVIHFGAGNPELLPHIAEAGGDVVGVDWRIELAHAWDRLGSGVAVQGNLDPLTLLAPRETVEQRATALLESVAGRAGHIFNLGHGIVPQTPPENARALVDCVHGWSR, encoded by the coding sequence ATGGCCGACCCCACCCCCACGACCACCACGGGCTTCGCCGGCCGACGCGTCGTTTCGCTGGAGAGTCGCCGCGACGAAGAGATGCAACGGCTCATTGAGAAGCACAACGGAGAGGCGTGGGTCAGCCCCTCGATGCGCGAAGCGCCGGTCAACGACGATCGCTCCGCCATCGACTTCGCGCACCGCTTGGTCGGCGGCGAGATCGATCTGGTGATCCTGCTCACAGGCGTCGGCGTGCGGATGCTGGTTGAGAAGACCGAGCGCCACGTCGGACGCCAGCGATTGCTGGACGCGTTGTCCGATGTGCCCCTCCTGGCGCGCGGCCCCAAGCCGGTCGCCGTGCTGCGTGAGCTGGGCCTGAAGCCGACTCACCGGGCGCCGGCGCCGAACACCTGGCGAGAGGTGCTCTCAACAATCGACCAGAGCCTGCCGATCGCCAACCTCACCGTCGGCGTGCAGGAGTACGGCGAGACGAACCCGAGCTTGATCGCCGGCCTCGAGGCGCGAGGGGCGACCGTCGATCGCGTGCAGGTCTACCAGTGGGCGTTGCCGGACGAGACCGGCCCACTCGAAGCGAACGCCCGCCGCCTCGCCGCGGGCGAGGCGGACGTGGTGATGTTCACCTCGGCGAACCAGCTGAATAATCTGCTGCTCGTCGCGGAGCGATTGGGGATCGATCAGGACGTGGTCGCTGGCTTGAAGAAGGCGGCCGTCGTTTCGATCGGCCCGACCACGAGCGAGCGCCTCCGCGCATACGACTTGCCGGTGGACATCGAGTCGTCCGGCGCCATGGGCAAAATGGTCGCCGACGCGGCCGCGGGAGCGCACGCCGTGCTCCAGCGCAAGTCGCAGCTCGGTGCGATCCTCTCCAACGCTACCCCGAAGGACGCGATGACCGAGCCGGGACAACAAGCCGAAACGAACGCGAGACAGAACGAGTTGCGTGACGCGGTCGCCGGGCAACCTTGGGCCGACAGTGATTTCCTCCGCGCTTGCCGCCGCGAACCGGTCGAGCGAACACCCGTCTGGCTGATGCGTCAGGCCGGGAGGTACATGCCCGAGTACCGCGAGGTGCGGGCGAAGACGTCGTTCCTCGAGCTGTGCAAGAACCCGCCGCTCTGCAGCGAGGTGATGTGCACGGCGGTCGATTACCTGGGCGTCGATGCGGCGATCATCTTCAGCGACCTGCTGCCGATCCTCGAGCCGATGGGCTTCGACCTCGAGTTCGCCAAAGGGGACGGCCCCAAGATCCACAACCCGGTGCGCGAATCGAGCGACGTCGATCGGGTACTCGACCTGGCGAGCGTCGATGCGCTCTGGTTCGTCGTCGAGACCGTCAAGCAGACGCGCGGCGATCTGCCGAGCCACCTGCCGCTGATCGGCTTCGCCGGCGCGCCGTTCACGCTCGCCAGCTACGCGATCGAAGGGGGCAGCAGCCGCAACTACCTGCACACCCGCACGCTCATGCAGCGTGACGAGGGCGCCTGGCGCGAGCTGATGCAGCGGCTGGCGCGCTCCGCCGCCCTGTACCTCAACGCGCAGATCGCCGCCGGCGCGCAGGCGGTGCAGTTGTTCGACAGCTGGGTCGGCTGCCTCGGACCGGCCGACTACCGCCGGTACGTGCTGCCGTACACCAAGGAGCTGATCGACTCGCTCGACCCGTCGGCGGTGGTGATCCACTTCGGCGCGGGCAACCCTGAGCTGCTGCCCCACATCGCCGAAGCGGGCGGGGACGTCGTCGGCGTCGATTGGCGCATCGAGCTAGCGCACGCCTGGGATCGCTTGGGAAGTGGGGTCGCCGTGCAGGGGAACCTCGACCCGCTCACACTGCTCGCGCCACGCGAGACCGTCGAACAGCGCGCTACGGCGTTGCTAGAGAGTGTCGCCGGGCGCGCCGGGCACATCTTCAACTTGGGCCACGGCATCGTGCCGCAGACCCCGCCCGAAAACGCGCGAGCACTGGTGGACTGTGTCCACGGATGGTCGCGTTAA
- the mucD_4 gene encoding putative periplasmic serine endoprotease DegP-like precursor, which translates to MRYLGFCAAVAAALLVPPANAQQDAEEGTLVEIGPDRGVRVEVDVPENLRGRLQERRRLRQPAQVEAPVAVSRYWIGLSGEPLTEALRAQLRIDEGEGILVRGVTDDGPAAEAGVEKHDILLRANGKPIAEIYQLADLVGEQGELKGRITLDLLRAGKPKTLWVKPIERPLDEIVPQRPGRERLGLFGPEGRLRQRLFNGGGEGLDLEQLQGLLGEGGFDPEMFGGLAEMVPQAAMGGVSVGVSRQNDGPAKVTVRRGEQTWEFDEGDEDALNALPADVRPMVERMLNQNGRAAGQDLDAFGFGGPGFQLQFHDDMADRLRELQQRMQAFGGQLGAPGEPGGVVEPQIELDEAPAFGEAPPAEAAPAEGEEIIELEIPDEE; encoded by the coding sequence ATGCGATACCTCGGTTTCTGCGCGGCCGTCGCGGCCGCCCTGCTCGTTCCTCCCGCCAACGCCCAACAAGACGCCGAGGAGGGGACGCTCGTCGAGATCGGCCCGGACCGCGGAGTCCGCGTCGAAGTCGACGTGCCCGAGAACCTGCGAGGCCGCCTCCAAGAACGCCGGCGGCTCCGCCAGCCCGCCCAAGTCGAGGCCCCGGTCGCCGTTTCCCGATACTGGATCGGACTCAGCGGCGAGCCGTTGACCGAGGCGCTGCGGGCGCAGCTGCGGATCGATGAAGGCGAGGGCATCCTCGTCCGTGGCGTGACCGACGACGGACCCGCCGCCGAGGCGGGCGTTGAGAAGCACGACATCCTCCTTCGCGCGAACGGCAAGCCGATCGCGGAGATTTACCAGCTTGCCGACCTTGTCGGCGAGCAGGGCGAGTTGAAGGGTCGCATCACGCTCGATCTGCTGCGCGCCGGCAAGCCGAAGACCCTGTGGGTCAAGCCGATCGAGCGTCCGCTCGACGAGATCGTCCCGCAACGCCCCGGCCGCGAGCGTCTGGGTCTCTTCGGCCCCGAGGGCCGCCTGCGACAGCGCCTGTTCAACGGTGGGGGGGAAGGGCTCGACCTCGAGCAGTTGCAGGGCCTGCTCGGCGAAGGGGGTTTCGATCCCGAGATGTTCGGCGGCCTCGCCGAGATGGTCCCCCAGGCGGCGATGGGTGGCGTGTCGGTAGGTGTCAGCCGACAGAACGACGGCCCCGCCAAGGTGACCGTCCGTCGCGGCGAGCAGACTTGGGAGTTCGATGAAGGGGACGAAGACGCCCTCAACGCCCTGCCAGCCGACGTCCGCCCGATGGTCGAGCGGATGCTCAATCAGAACGGCCGCGCCGCGGGCCAGGACCTCGACGCGTTCGGCTTCGGCGGCCCCGGCTTCCAGCTCCAGTTCCACGACGACATGGCCGACCGTCTCCGCGAGTTACAACAGCGCATGCAGGCCTTCGGTGGCCAGCTCGGCGCGCCCGGAGAGCCCGGCGGAGTCGTCGAGCCGCAGATCGAACTCGACGAAGCTCCCGCCTTCGGCGAAGCTCCGCCCGCCGAAGCCGCGCCCGCTGAGGGCGAGGAGATTATCGAGCTAGAGATCCCCGACGAAGAGTGA
- the panC gene encoding Pantoate-beta-alanine ligase: MAPPLLLDQIDPTRQWVRAAQQAGESVGLVPTMGALHEGHLSLAKAAREQCDRVIASVFVNPTQFAPGEDYERYPRDLQADAARLAEVGVTAVFAPSVETMYPPGSGTSIDVGPAAEPFEGASRPSHFAGVATVVAKLFHIAPADRAFFGQKDYQQTVVVRRMVADLNLPIEVVVCPIVREPDGLAMSSRNVYLKPDEREQALALSRGLGQAKTLHASGELNAEALREAIRQEILATPGVELEYVALMTDGTIDEVTEIDGPVVVAVAARVGQTRLIDNVRLH; this comes from the coding sequence ATGGCCCCGCCACTGCTGCTCGATCAGATCGACCCGACGCGCCAGTGGGTGCGCGCGGCTCAGCAGGCTGGCGAATCGGTCGGCCTGGTGCCCACGATGGGCGCCCTGCACGAGGGACACCTGTCGCTGGCGAAGGCGGCCCGAGAGCAGTGCGATCGAGTGATCGCCTCGGTCTTCGTGAATCCGACGCAGTTTGCGCCCGGCGAAGACTACGAGCGTTACCCCCGTGACTTGCAGGCCGATGCGGCTCGGCTGGCGGAGGTCGGGGTGACGGCCGTCTTCGCCCCGTCGGTCGAGACGATGTACCCCCCCGGCAGCGGCACGTCGATTGACGTCGGCCCCGCTGCCGAGCCCTTTGAAGGCGCCAGCCGTCCGTCGCACTTCGCCGGCGTGGCGACCGTGGTGGCGAAACTGTTCCACATCGCGCCGGCCGATCGGGCGTTCTTCGGCCAGAAGGATTACCAGCAGACCGTCGTTGTCCGCCGGATGGTCGCCGACCTGAATCTGCCGATCGAGGTCGTCGTCTGCCCGATCGTCCGCGAGCCGGACGGCCTCGCGATGAGCAGCCGCAACGTCTATCTCAAGCCCGACGAGCGCGAGCAAGCCCTAGCGCTCAGCCGCGGGCTAGGACAGGCGAAGACGCTCCACGCCTCCGGGGAACTGAACGCTGAAGCCCTTCGCGAGGCGATCCGCCAAGAGATCCTCGCCACGCCCGGAGTGGAACTCGAGTACGTCGCGCTGATGACGGACGGGACGATCGACGAGGTGACGGAAATCGACGGTCCCGTCGTTGTCGCAGTGGCCGCCCGGGTGGGGCAAACGCGATTGATCGACAACGTCCGACTGCACTAA
- the folK gene encoding 2-amino-4-hydroxy-6-hydroxymethyldihydropteridine pyrophosphokinase — MTRCLVSLGSNQEDPNAHLDAAEQGLRQLTEPGSYRGSKRITTAPVGGPLGQESYINAAAAFETRLSASELLVELQRLERRQERVRTRRWDARSLDLDLLLYGETVIDTLDLRVPHPRMTFRPFVLVPACEIAADWRHPECDRTLGEFLPILELGRDAISVLQDTDAKVEAIVRAERPGLAVEAGRQAVPPRLTIDASPRRSPLDPCGPRLVLADCPREHWRDEILAALQCVWPQNPA, encoded by the coding sequence ATGACGCGTTGCCTGGTTTCGCTCGGCTCGAATCAGGAAGACCCAAACGCCCACCTCGACGCAGCCGAACAAGGCCTGCGCCAGCTCACCGAGCCCGGTTCGTACCGCGGCAGCAAGCGGATCACGACGGCTCCCGTCGGGGGCCCATTGGGTCAAGAGTCCTACATCAACGCCGCCGCGGCGTTCGAGACGCGACTCTCCGCGAGCGAGCTCCTGGTTGAGCTTCAGCGACTCGAACGCCGGCAAGAACGCGTCCGCACACGCCGCTGGGACGCTCGTAGCCTTGATCTCGATCTATTGCTCTACGGCGAGACGGTGATCGACACGCTCGACCTGCGCGTTCCTCACCCGCGGATGACCTTCCGGCCGTTCGTGCTGGTGCCGGCGTGTGAGATCGCCGCCGATTGGAGGCACCCGGAGTGCGATCGAACGCTTGGTGAGTTCCTGCCGATTCTTGAGCTGGGACGCGATGCCATCAGTGTTTTGCAGGACACTGACGCGAAAGTGGAGGCAATCGTCCGGGCCGAACGCCCGGGGTTGGCTGTGGAGGCGGGCCGTCAGGCCGTACCGCCGCGTTTGACGATCGATGCTTCTCCGCGCCGGTCGCCACTCGATCCATGCGGCCCGCGGCTTGTCTTGGCGGACTGTCCACGCGAGCATTGGCGGGACGAGATCCTGGCCGCGCTGCAATGCGTTTGGCCGCAGAACCCCGCTTGA
- the lgt gene encoding Prolipoprotein diacylglyceryl transferase: MRSELFRIPVELGGVPILGFGLLLALWLIGFGAVLAWRAAKHGVDGEFWGYLQPAVIGGLVIAFAPRLAPAGVPIRGYGVMLLIAISTGVAMAVHRARRHGIGPDTILGLVFWLFVAGIAGARAFFVIEYWDVRFAGLPPAQALWEVLKFTEGGLVVYGSVIGGLVAFVIYVRRHGLPMLAMADILAPCFLAGLAIGRLGCLLNGCCYGGQCDLPWAVTFPVDSPPFMDQLAHGELHGVKLLEGEEGLLLADGEGSQRLVGLNGYAPRSLQDAAALFGEAYGAGEPVTLRLADGETRELPAATRTRSLPVHPTQVYSAINAALMAWLLWVGFPHRRRDGEVALLLFTLYPISRFLLEIIRTDEDAIFGTGLSISQNVSLIAFALAMAGWWWLLRTPPGSRLEEIPYSEPDPARTPAPTAA, from the coding sequence ATGCGAAGCGAATTATTCCGTATCCCGGTTGAGCTGGGTGGAGTCCCCATCCTGGGGTTCGGCCTGCTGCTCGCGCTTTGGCTCATCGGCTTCGGGGCGGTGCTAGCATGGCGGGCCGCAAAGCATGGTGTCGATGGCGAGTTCTGGGGCTACCTGCAGCCTGCGGTGATCGGCGGCTTGGTGATCGCTTTCGCCCCGCGGCTCGCGCCCGCCGGCGTGCCGATCCGGGGCTACGGCGTGATGCTGCTGATCGCCATCAGCACGGGGGTCGCCATGGCGGTGCACCGCGCCCGGCGACACGGCATCGGGCCGGACACGATTCTGGGTTTGGTTTTCTGGCTGTTCGTGGCGGGCATCGCCGGCGCACGGGCGTTCTTTGTGATCGAGTACTGGGACGTCCGCTTCGCCGGCCTCCCACCGGCTCAAGCGCTCTGGGAGGTGCTCAAGTTCACCGAAGGGGGGCTCGTCGTTTACGGCTCGGTGATTGGCGGGCTGGTCGCGTTCGTGATCTATGTCCGGCGGCACGGTCTGCCGATGCTGGCGATGGCTGACATCCTGGCGCCCTGTTTCCTTGCGGGCCTGGCGATCGGTCGCCTCGGTTGCTTGCTCAACGGTTGCTGCTACGGCGGCCAGTGCGATCTCCCTTGGGCGGTGACCTTCCCCGTGGACAGCCCCCCCTTTATGGATCAATTGGCCCACGGCGAGTTGCACGGCGTGAAGCTCCTGGAGGGCGAGGAGGGTCTGTTGCTCGCGGACGGCGAGGGGAGCCAACGCCTGGTTGGCCTGAACGGCTACGCCCCGCGTTCGCTCCAAGACGCCGCCGCCCTGTTCGGCGAGGCGTACGGCGCCGGCGAGCCGGTCACGCTCCGTCTGGCCGATGGCGAGACGCGCGAGCTCCCCGCCGCGACCCGCACCCGCAGCCTGCCGGTCCACCCGACGCAGGTCTACAGCGCGATCAACGCCGCCCTGATGGCGTGGCTCTTGTGGGTCGGGTTCCCCCACCGCCGGCGGGACGGCGAGGTCGCCCTGTTGCTGTTCACGCTCTACCCAATCTCCCGTTTCTTGCTGGAGATCATCCGCACGGACGAGGACGCGATTTTCGGCACGGGGCTGAGCATCTCGCAGAACGTCAGCCTGATCGCTTTCGCCCTCGCGATGGCCGGTTGGTGGTGGCTTTTACGCACCCCCCCGGGGAGCCGGTTGGAGGAAATCCCCTATTCGGAGCCCGATCCGGCCCGAACCCCCGCCCCAACGGCGGCGTAA
- the rlmN gene encoding Dual-specificity RNA methyltransferase RlmN, with amino-acid sequence MVKNEQPIDVPTPHLLDDLDGQLAKACERLGLPKFRAKQIRKQLLENRAGDWEGMTDLPKPLRAELAKEFDLWTAEVAKHTSADDGTEKLLLQLAGGGRIECVLLRENVGDRAQKQPGEGLRRTFCISTQVGCAMGCVFCASGLDGVDRNLTTGEIVEQVLRLQHRLGDDERLSHLVVMGMGEPLANLDNLLPALAEVSRPDGLGVSPRRITISTVGLPPAIRRLARSEEGARYRLAISLHAPNDELRDQIVPVNKKIGVEEIMAAADDYYDVSGRRLTFEYVLLADLNDQPEHAHQLVRLLRERNALLNVIPYNPVEGLPYQTPSMEAQKRFRAVLENGGVEIRFRHRKGDKINAACGQLRRSTPPDVVAIDSGANKD; translated from the coding sequence GTGGTGAAGAACGAACAACCAATCGACGTGCCAACACCTCACCTCCTCGACGATCTCGACGGCCAGCTCGCCAAAGCGTGCGAGCGGCTCGGGCTGCCCAAGTTCCGCGCCAAGCAGATCCGCAAACAGCTCCTCGAGAACCGCGCCGGCGATTGGGAGGGGATGACCGATCTGCCCAAGCCGTTGCGGGCGGAGCTGGCGAAGGAGTTCGATCTCTGGACCGCCGAGGTCGCCAAGCACACCTCCGCCGACGACGGCACCGAGAAGCTCCTCCTGCAACTCGCCGGCGGGGGGCGGATCGAGTGCGTCTTGCTGCGGGAGAACGTGGGCGACCGGGCTCAGAAGCAGCCGGGCGAAGGGCTCCGCCGCACGTTCTGCATCAGCACGCAGGTCGGCTGCGCGATGGGCTGCGTCTTCTGCGCGAGCGGCCTGGATGGCGTCGACCGAAACCTCACGACCGGCGAGATCGTCGAGCAAGTGCTGCGGCTGCAACACCGGCTGGGCGACGACGAACGGCTCAGCCACCTGGTCGTCATGGGCATGGGAGAGCCGCTCGCGAACCTCGACAACCTGCTGCCCGCGCTCGCCGAGGTGAGCCGGCCCGACGGGCTGGGCGTCAGCCCCCGGCGGATCACGATCAGCACCGTTGGCCTGCCTCCAGCGATCCGGCGTTTAGCCCGATCCGAAGAGGGCGCACGCTATCGCCTCGCGATCTCGCTGCACGCGCCGAACGACGAGTTGCGTGACCAGATCGTGCCGGTCAACAAGAAGATCGGCGTCGAAGAGATCATGGCCGCCGCGGACGACTACTACGACGTGAGCGGCCGGCGGCTGACGTTCGAGTACGTCCTGCTGGCCGACCTGAACGACCAGCCGGAGCACGCTCACCAGCTCGTCCGCCTGCTGCGCGAGCGCAACGCGCTGTTGAACGTGATCCCCTACAACCCGGTTGAGGGGCTGCCGTATCAAACACCCTCGATGGAAGCGCAGAAGCGTTTCCGCGCGGTGCTGGAGAACGGCGGCGTCGAGATCCGCTTCCGGCACCGCAAGGGCGACAAGATCAACGCCGCGTGCGGGCAGCTCCGCCGCAGCACGCCGCCGGACGTCGTCGCGATCGATTCTGGCGCCAATAAAGACTGA